The following proteins are co-located in the Longimicrobium terrae genome:
- a CDS encoding recombinase family protein — MNHSNLAAAYGRKSTDDQQGVHDQWKICFQRAQSDGRHVPENDEFRFGDNDASGKTSNRREFERLVEVVRGGRAPFRYLYVKDKSRLGRWVDPRKHTFYECLFEEQGVKIIYCDQEEVDFSAGVRGSEGGVYLKDSADNLFAAQERLQIISRTRIGKRQAFIGGSYPTHLIPYATRRILVSRITGEVLGEIGARANRDKETTLIKLAWVEGEPLELVREIFNRISRGESLREVGKDFNQRGIPAPHGGFWSHKAVGQVVRNPIYVGDAIWAQKSGVPPVHYTKVRADSAEPILYPDFASNPPVSREDFATVQRILAGNRVNWERRHSTSPNYLASGLLVCGHCGFSYSGVAIKGPSNRPGVRLYYRHADPVSKTPGIRGDDQRCAKRQPCSDKGRYVRAAVVEERVLRALEEVLRDGVIVDNVRRAIEQRLGTGAKADQEKDRRRLNEQIMRLDRAVQRCIEDSASADMELVRVKLAEARDRFAREADELRKRLREYEAQERLYNQAMQDARLAQNRALSLRETLKSGEVRARKEAIASILERIELTLPSRGSFAEGQLTSERRAGFRLTVHAYPVWSYSSGDTHQKPSKPRNPLRVVGSDGAISSQDASALTLVGSDAYKTGQLDLLFEFGWMRAE; from the coding sequence ATGAATCACAGCAACCTCGCGGCGGCATATGGGCGGAAAAGTACCGATGATCAGCAGGGCGTTCACGATCAATGGAAGATTTGCTTCCAACGTGCCCAGAGTGATGGACGGCACGTTCCGGAAAACGACGAGTTCCGGTTCGGTGACAATGACGCGAGCGGGAAGACCAGCAACCGCCGCGAGTTCGAGCGTCTTGTTGAGGTGGTGCGTGGGGGAAGAGCCCCGTTTCGCTATCTGTATGTCAAGGACAAGTCTCGCCTCGGGCGTTGGGTCGATCCTCGGAAGCACACCTTCTACGAGTGCTTGTTTGAGGAGCAGGGAGTAAAGATCATTTACTGCGATCAGGAAGAGGTGGATTTCAGCGCAGGTGTGCGTGGCAGCGAAGGAGGTGTGTACCTGAAGGACTCCGCTGACAACTTGTTCGCCGCCCAGGAACGTCTTCAGATTATCAGCCGAACCCGCATTGGCAAGCGCCAAGCGTTTATCGGGGGGAGCTACCCAACGCACCTAATCCCGTACGCGACTAGGCGCATCCTGGTGAGTCGCATTACAGGCGAGGTTCTCGGCGAGATTGGCGCACGCGCCAACCGCGACAAGGAGACCACACTCATCAAACTGGCCTGGGTAGAAGGGGAGCCACTCGAACTTGTCCGAGAAATCTTCAACCGAATCAGTAGGGGCGAAAGTCTACGAGAGGTTGGAAAAGATTTCAATCAACGCGGTATTCCCGCGCCGCACGGAGGGTTTTGGAGCCATAAAGCTGTTGGGCAGGTCGTCCGCAATCCGATCTACGTGGGGGATGCAATCTGGGCGCAAAAGTCGGGTGTGCCACCTGTCCACTACACGAAGGTACGAGCGGATAGTGCTGAGCCGATTCTCTACCCGGATTTCGCTTCGAATCCACCCGTCTCCCGGGAAGACTTTGCAACTGTGCAACGAATCCTCGCCGGAAATCGGGTGAACTGGGAACGAAGACATTCAACCAGTCCAAACTACCTCGCTTCCGGGCTGCTGGTGTGTGGGCACTGTGGGTTCAGCTATTCTGGCGTAGCAATCAAGGGTCCTTCCAACAGACCGGGCGTAAGACTTTACTACCGTCACGCCGATCCTGTTAGCAAAACTCCAGGGATAAGAGGCGACGACCAACGTTGCGCGAAGCGTCAACCATGTTCAGATAAAGGGCGTTATGTACGAGCCGCAGTTGTGGAAGAACGTGTCCTGCGGGCCTTGGAAGAGGTGCTCCGAGACGGGGTGATTGTCGACAACGTGCGGCGTGCAATCGAGCAGCGGCTGGGGACGGGAGCAAAAGCAGATCAGGAAAAGGATAGGCGGCGCCTCAATGAGCAGATCATGCGGCTGGATCGTGCCGTTCAGCGCTGTATCGAAGACAGCGCGTCTGCAGATATGGAGCTTGTACGCGTTAAGCTCGCCGAAGCCCGCGACCGCTTCGCCAGGGAAGCAGATGAACTGCGTAAAAGGCTGCGTGAATACGAAGCACAAGAACGGCTGTACAACCAAGCAATGCAAGATGCACGTTTGGCACAGAACCGTGCTCTGAGCCTCCGTGAGACTCTAAAGTCAGGTGAGGTCAGGGCCCGCAAGGAAGCCATTGCTTCAATCCTGGAACGGATCGAGTTGACCTTGCCGAGTCGCGGTTCGTTCGCAGAAGGCCAGCTCACATCGGAAAGGAGAGCGGGTTTTCGGTTGACTGTACATGCGTATCCTGTTTGGTCGTATTCTTCAGGCGATACCCATCAGAAACCCAGCAAACCACGGAACCCACTTAGGGTCGTGGGAAGTGATGGGGCTATTTCATCCCAGGATGCTAGCGCGCTTACGCTTGTTGGTTCGGATGCATACAAGACTGGGCAGCTTGACCTGCTCTTCGAGTTTGGGTGGATGAGGGCAGAATGA